CCCAGTTAAAGCTTTGCGGTCCCCACAGGGGCGGCAAGGCATAGACGCCGGCAATGGCCTGCCCCTGCCCGTCACTGCCATGGCAGGATTGGCAATGGGCCTGATACACCAAGGCACCTCGGCTGGCATCGTAAGGCAGCTCTGGTTTGGGGATTGCCGGATAACCCCTGCCGGGCAGTTGCGCTCGGGCGTCTACCGTCAATGCCGCCTTGATGGCATCCGGTGCTGGAAAATCATCGCGCTTTGCGCCCTTTAGCAACTCGGCATCATCAAGCTGGGGCACTTCACCGGCAACACCGTATTGAACCATCAGGCCGCCCATTCCCAGCCAATAGGCATAGGCAGACATGGCAACCAGTTCAGGGCTGCCGGAAGGTGGCGCTTTGCCATTCATGGAATAGGTAAAGCAGCCCTGTATGCGCTCTTCAAAGCTGTTGACCTTGTCGTTTTTCTTGCGGTACGCCGGATAGGCAAAAAAGGCCCCCCAGATGGGTGAGGCATTGGGTTTGCGGCCCGCATCCATATGGCAATTTACGCAGTTAAGCTCGTTGCCAACATACTTGCCCCTCAGCTGCTGGGTATTCACAAATAACTGATAGCCGCGGCGTACCTTATCGCCAAAGGCACCCTGAGGAATGCTCTCCAGTGGTCTTGGGATGAGATATTCCTGGCCCTCGAGTTTGGGAGATGAGGGTAGCTGTGCCTGGCGATCGGGCAGGCTGGTGGTGGCAGGTGGAGCTGCGTGGGCGGCCGTAACCGCTGCGGCGCCCAGCATCAACATCAGTACAGGTTTCATGTCGGGCGTCCTTACTTCAGGTTGGCAAAATAGTGGGCAATGGCGTCAATTTCCGCCGCCGAGAGCTTATTGGCAACATTGGCCATCATGCCGTCACTGTCACCCTGACGCGTTCCTGCCTGCCAGGCCAGCAGTTGACTCTTGAGGTAGCTGGCTTGTTGTCCGGCAAGACGGGGGAAGGTGCCAGCGCCGATGCCCGATGGGCCATGGCAGGTGACACAGGCCGGTAACTCACGGGACCAATCTCCCTGGTAGGCAAGTTGCTCTGTGCTGTCCTTAAATGTCACTTGCTCACCACGGCGCTGAATGCTGACGCTGGGTACGGCTTGCGCCGCAAAATAATCCGCAACCTGGACAATCAAGGCATCGCCCTGCAGCGTCATGGCCATGGGCGTCATGGTGGGGTTTTGCCGTTTTGAAGATTGAAAATCTTTGATTTGCTTTTGAATGTACTCGCTCGATAACCCCGCCAAACGAGGTCCCAGCGGTTCTACGCCAAGGCCCTGGGGGCCGTGGCAACTGCCGCAAAGTGCTGCCTGTGGTGGCATGGCGGGTGCCGTAGTCGCCTGGGCACCATGGGTAGTGGCCATCAGCAACAGGCCAAAAGCCCCGATTAGTTTGGATGTCATGAAATCTTCTCCCATCATGAAAGATGTTCAGCGTAAACCTAAATCGATAATATTAGAAGAATTTAATGGAAGGCAAAAAACAGCGAGAGTGATTCGGGCCAGCCAGGGCTCTGTCCTGACTACTCTCGCTATCCGTGGTGCTGTCCTTTCGAGCGTCAGGGCGGTAACATGCCGGGCAAAGACGATAGGGGACAAGTGGATGAATACAAGAACCAGCGCTGATAAACGTGGCTTCAGTGGTGCACAGGTATTGCTCATTATTCTGGCCGTGATGTTATTGACTGTCGTGGCAAGCTTTTTGATTATCCGTACCTATATTTTCCCAAGCCCCTTTACCCCTGTGACCCTGAGCGCCAAAGAGGAGAAGAAACTCGAGGCCAAGCTGGACACCCTGGGCTGGGATATTCAACGTCCATCGAATAAAGACAGGCAAGGGACAGCCAACCGGGGAAGTACGGACCTGACTCCCGAGCCCTACCGGGAGAGGGATGATTTGCGGCAGGTGACCTTCAGTGAAAAAGAGGTCAACGCCATGATTGGTCGCAGCCCGGAGTTTGCCGAGCGACTGGCGATTGATTTTTCCGACAACCTCGCCAGTGCCAAATTGTTGATCCCCATTCCCAGAGACTTTCCCATCATGGCCGGTGAAACCCTGAGGGTGAATGCGGGGCTGGATATCCATTTGGATCAGCGTCGCCGTCCTGTGGTGGCTTTGGTTGGGGTGAGCCTGATGGGCGTGCCCCTTCCCAATGCCTGGCTTGGCAATATGAAGCAGGTGAATCTGGTGAGTGAATTCGGCGACAGTGGCTTTTGGAATGCCTTTGCCGATGGGGTCGAAGATATAGAAATCCGCGAAGGAGAGCTTTATATCAAACTCCGCCCCTGAGCTCTGCGGTCTGTGGCTTGCCAACTTGGGCAAGCTGGATCTCGGTGAGCCCGGATATGGGTAAACCTGATCAAAGTTTGTTGGAGTTCGCTGGCGAGACTGGGTTAACATGGCGC
This sequence is a window from Shewanella zhangzhouensis. Protein-coding genes within it:
- a CDS encoding c-type cytochrome — protein: MKPVLMLMLGAAAVTAAHAAPPATTSLPDRQAQLPSSPKLEGQEYLIPRPLESIPQGAFGDKVRRGYQLFVNTQQLRGKYVGNELNCVNCHMDAGRKPNASPIWGAFFAYPAYRKKNDKVNSFEERIQGCFTYSMNGKAPPSGSPELVAMSAYAYWLGMGGLMVQYGVAGEVPQLDDAELLKGAKRDDFPAPDAIKAALTVDARAQLPGRGYPAIPKPELPYDASRGALVYQAHCQSCHGSDGQGQAIAGVYALPPLWGPQSFNWGAGMHRVNTAAFFIYENMPLGKSMQLTTQQAWDVAAFINAKERPQDPRFEGNLDATKSRYHKHDGYYGTTQDGVLLGKDAFPVFPATH
- a CDS encoding c-type cytochrome, with product MATTHGAQATTAPAMPPQAALCGSCHGPQGLGVEPLGPRLAGLSSEYIQKQIKDFQSSKRQNPTMTPMAMTLQGDALIVQVADYFAAQAVPSVSIQRRGEQVTFKDSTEQLAYQGDWSRELPACVTCHGPSGIGAGTFPRLAGQQASYLKSQLLAWQAGTRQGDSDGMMANVANKLSAAEIDAIAHYFANLK
- a CDS encoding arginine N-succinyltransferase is translated as MNTRTSADKRGFSGAQVLLIILAVMLLTVVASFLIIRTYIFPSPFTPVTLSAKEEKKLEAKLDTLGWDIQRPSNKDRQGTANRGSTDLTPEPYRERDDLRQVTFSEKEVNAMIGRSPEFAERLAIDFSDNLASAKLLIPIPRDFPIMAGETLRVNAGLDIHLDQRRRPVVALVGVSLMGVPLPNAWLGNMKQVNLVSEFGDSGFWNAFADGVEDIEIREGELYIKLRP